A region of the Callithrix jacchus isolate 240 chromosome 10, calJac240_pri, whole genome shotgun sequence genome:
AGAGGTAACTTCTTTAAATTATCATGATAGCTTTTAAGCCTTATATTTAGCTCCAATTTGCAAATAGCATGCTATGCTACTATTTCTCAAGTTTTCAAAGTTAAATGTTATTATTAACATCCTCCTATGGAAGAGAAGGACCCTTCCACTGTCCTAATTTGGTTATAGGAATGCTTTAAGCCAGTAATTAGTGTTCATACAATTATGACCTTTAAATATTATTCACAAGAGAGCCATGTCATCTACTATGATTacatctcctttctttcttttttttctcttttttttgagatggagtctcgctctgtcacccagactggagtgcaatggaacaatctcagctcactgcaacctctgcctccagggttcaagtgattctcttgcctcagcctccctcgtagctgagactacaggcattctCTaatatgcttggctaatttttgtattttcagtagagacagggttttaccatgttgaccaggctggttttgaactcttgacctcgggtgatccacccgcctcagcctcccaaagtgctgggattataggaatgagccaccgtgcccggccttacaTCTCCTTTCTTGTATAAGCTTTTTTCTCTGCAGGTgatagttaaatttatttttacatgttaatTCTTTGCCAAATTATTCAACAGAACTCTTAAACTCTTCTCAGAATAACCAAACATGACAAGAAAGGTAGCAGCAGATTTTTCCCCTTAGCTCACCCCTCGGAGACCCTTGCTTGCCTTCTCCAGTCTGGGTCTCTTGCAGAACCAACCAGAGAACTCTGCCTTAGACTTCTGCTTACTGGGTTTCATTTCTACCTATGTCTTGATTTGCTCCTGCTTTGATGCAACTTATCCCTCAGGAGTTTGCTAAGAAAGAATACAAGGAAAATGAATATTCTGAGTTTTGTCATGCCTAAGATTGCCTTTCATTCCATCCTCACACTTGATTGAGAGTAAGAGTAGATACAGAATTCCAGTCTAAAAGAAATTTCCTTGAGAACTTTAAAAGATAGTGAAGATTCCATTATTTTCCAGACTCTAGTGCTGCTGTTGAAAAGTTTTATACTCTGAttcttgatgtttttcttttgaaagatttTGGAAATCTTCTCTTTACCTAGGtatctataaattttataattatgtccCTTGATGTAGGTCTTTTGTATTAACATTTGGACAGTAAGTGGGCCCTTTTTTCATGGTAACTTTCCAATATagtttcatttataatttcttccaattcattcttctctttctcttttcaaaatgtgtatctgggctgggcgcggtggctcaagcctgtaatcccagcactctgggaggccaagacgggtggatcacgaggtcgagagatcgagaccatcccggtcaacatggtgaaaccccgtctctactaaaaatacaaaaaattagctgggcatggtggcgcgtgcctgtaatcccagctactcaggaggctgaggcaggagaattgcctgaacccaggaggcggaggttgcggtgagccgaaatggcgccattgcactccagcctgggtaacaagagcgaaactccatctcaaaaaaaaaaaaaagtgtatctgTTGGACCTCCTGGACTGAGTCTTTCTGCTTCTAATATACCCGATTTTCTAGCAACTTAACTTTCCAGGTCAGCTATTGAGTGTTTAATTTCAGCTGTGATATTTAATTTTCAAGaactttttccagttctgagtactcttttacatttttaagcttttgtttttttgcattttgttagtttttttggATGTAAAGTAtgtcttatttatgtttttaaataaattactaaataaataataatacataattcataactaaataaatgacatattttaCATCCAAAATTACAttcttatatttaattcttatatttatttatttgtttaaataaataaaagaaggcatAGTCTGTTACCCATGCTcaaatgcagtggtacaatcatgactcactgtagcctcaaactcccgggttcgagcgatcctcctgccacagcctcccgagtagctgggactgtaggcgcatgccaccgtgtccagctaatatttttatttttattatttgtagcgTCAGGGTCTCATTATGATGCTCCgtctggtcttgaatgcctagcctgaagcagtccttctgcctcagcctccaaaggtgttgggattatgggcacaaaccactgtacctggcctcttattatttttaaagaatgttcatGTTAagtatgctttatttattttagcattttcttttgcttctagAATTGTCTCTAGTTCCTCAAAGTCTGTCTTTTGGTCTCTGTTTTTCACACTgcaatcttttcaaaaatatttggtgACTTTGCAATGTGCAATGTGCTTAAGAATGAGAGACAAGAAAGCAGGCTGGAAGCTCTCATGTGTGTAGGCAGGGCTGGTGAATCGATGACCTGGAAGCTCTCATGTGTGTAGGCAGGGCTGGTGAATCGATGACCTGGAAGCTCTCATGTGTGTAGGCAGGGCTGGTGAATTGATGAACTGGAAGCTCTCATGTGCATAGGCAGGGATGGTGAATCAATGACCTTCACTGCAGGGAGGTGGGTACATCCCACACCCTTCATGTGATATATTAGTCAGGATGAGATCTGGTTGAATGtaacacaaaaaccaaaaataacagatacttaggtaaataaaaatttatttttgcctcacattaaaaaaaaatgcccagattTGGAAGCCTAGGGTTTGTATAACAGCTCCATATCATCAGAGTTAGGTAACTTTGCTATACCACTCTCAGCGTCTACTTTGCTGTATCACCCTCAGTGCAATGCTTCATGACCTACCTGCCATGTCAACCTCTAGCCATTATATCTGCATTACAGtcagaaagaaggaggaaggcagagaaaaagTAATTTTCCAGAAGCCCCACACAACATCCTGCTTACACATTTTGGCTAGAAATAAACACATGGCCATATCCTTATAGCTGTAATCATAGCTATAAGCAAGGCTGCAAAACCTAGTCTTTTAGCTGGATGCATTGCTACCTCAAAGAAAATTGGAGTCTCATTGCAGAAGAAGTGAGTTCTCATCTCAAAGATGTATAGATGAGGTTTGAGCCACAAATCTATCATAGTTAGCTAGCACAACTAGCAGGTGTTCTGAGAAGATAAAACACTCATTTTCATGTCCGTAGTTTCCTAAAACTTTCATAACTAacatagaaagttttaaaaaacacagtAGTCTGAAATCGATTCTGTGGTTAAAAACGGAGTATTCAATTAATATAGGTCCTTTTGCACTTGTCACATTGATGTGATGACGTCTCTCTCATTTTCCTTAGCACCTCCCGTCACATAATTAATAGTAGGTAATTAATTAATTCTTgctgaataaatcaatgaatgtaaTGAGAGTACatacttgtgtcagttttcttattttgtcaaATAAGTTGCCAATAATGTATTAACGAAATTTTTGAGgatctcaaatatttataaaatatttcagacacGGTGAAGCGGTATCTAAAATTTATTATCAATATTATAATAATTCTGGCACAAGACTAAATGGCTGCAAATATACCtaaaatttgctatttttttatactttaggtGAATTACATGGTGATACTTTAAGAAATTAGAAGCAAATCACAAGtcagtcatttaaaataaaaatctttaatttcAACTtatttaacagatttttaaaattttcaaaccaGATTAAAGATGCCAAATTAATTATCTGTGGAATTTAAAAAcgttaacagaaaaagaaaataggaggtGCTAGTGAGAAATATACTTTACAGTCCACATATTTATTGCATAATAATCTATATTATATTCTAATAACAGCAAATACAACATTATAATGATTTTAACATCTGGACTAGCTAGCCATGGTCCCCTAAATCCTACCATTCTTAACAAAGAAACCCATCCATTAGCAAACTTATGCGTCTAAGCTCAGTTTAATGCAACTTAATGAGACATTGAATTTTATGCAGTAAACCCAGTTATCTATAGTGTGTGCCCTCCTGAGTACCCCGGGAAATAAAGAACTGAGGAACATCAGATCCACCCAGGCCATTTATTTGGACTGCAGAAgaagagaggcaggaggagggaggagaggaagtaaTGGTCTCTTTCGGCTGCTCTCCCGGGAAGATACCTAGTAGTCCTTAGCAAGGGCTGCACTTTAGCATTCTGTGTTGATTCATGTTCGTGAGTGTAGATGCACTGTGTTTAGTGCATCGTGTCTAGGGTTGCTGGAACAAAGTACtgcaaacttggtggcttaaaacaagagaaatttattccctcacaattctggaggacTGAAGACTGAAATCTGCAGGTGTCAGCAGGGTCATGCTCAAAGGCTGTggggagaatccttccttgcctcttccaagCCTCTCGTGGTGGCTTACAGTCCGTGGCACTCCTGGCTTGGAGATGTGtcattccaatctctgcctctgccttcgcATGGACTCCTCCCCTAGGTAGCTATGTCTCTCTTCTTATAGGAACAACAGTCATAATGGTGACTCTCTGAGAAATAAGGCCCACCCTAATTCAGTATGACCTCAGTAATAACAGCAAATACAACATTATAACGATTTTAACACGTGGACTAGCTAGCCATGGTCCCCTAAATCCTACCATTCTTAACAAAGAAACCCATCCATTAGCAAACTTATGCGTCTAAGCTCAGTTTAATGCAACTTAATGAGACATTGAATTTTATGCAGTAAACCCAGTTATCTATAGTGTGTGCCCTCCTGAGTACCCCAGGAAATAAAGAACTGAGGAACATCAGATCCACCCAGGCCATTTATTTGGACTGCAGAAGAAGAGagccaggaggagggaggagacttAACTAattcatctgcaaagaccctggtTGTAATTAAGCTCACATTCATAGGTACctggggttagaacttcaacatatcttttatgggagacacaattcaacccacaaaATATATCATCCATATTTCTTTCCAAGAGTAGAAAACAGCCCCAGCaccacattttctgtaaatgCAAAGGGTACTGTCTGGGTTCCTTATAACCCTTACTTCTAACCAATATCTAGTTCTAAATTGTATGTAGAAGATATACACAGGACATTTAAAGAGAGAGACTGAGGTATGTATGAAGTCAGGTAGGCaaataataagataataaattttagaAGTCGGATATATAAGTATTGACATAGTAAATATTGAAGTGACAAAAGGCTTACTTTCCTTCTCTTTGATGGATCCACTAATTTAAGGTGGAAGGTGGAAGAACTGATTAAGCCTCTGCAGACAGCGAAATATTCCAAACATATTTTACCGAGAACAGGCAGAACGGATACAGTGATGGCAAACAGTGACTTAACATTGAGAAAAGTATGAATAGGACACAACGTAATGAATATGCATACTGAACCTCCCTTCCACGTTCCGAAAGTGGATACAACGGTACTGACTTCGCTGCAGCCCTATCTGCAGTTAAGCCATTTATTGCCTCTGGCAACTCTGGTGACTCTCTGAGCACTAAGATCAAATGCATAATATAATGGTCcactgaagaaaaggaagaagtctacaaaaaaagagagataatgtATTGAATTAGCTTATAGAAGATCTCAGATGTCTTCACTTAGAAAACCCTGCCCCTGTTCCAGCATATCATTCAAATGCAAACATACTATTTAGAAAGTTTAAACACCAGGTGtgatggctaatgcctataatcccagagcccttggaagctgaggcgggagaattgcttgaggccaggagtttgagactagcctgggcagcccagtaagaccctatctcctctacaataaacaaacaacgcatttattagtcttttttttttcttttttccacttaCGTTCTTGCTGGAAAACTGCATCAACTTTACTTTCTATTCCTGGAAAGATTTCTGATGTGCTTTGGGGATAACCTGGTTCCATGAATTGCCTTTGGTTATCATATCTGGTAAAAACAAAACGTCACCCGATTTAAGACCAAtacagaatataataaaaataatttttttaaattgtatgtaaGTTACAAAGTCTCCTCCCGcatattttttcattcaattCTCACAATGTCCTGTTTGCGAGGATTAAGAATGGTTAACTTCTCTACCTGAGGGTACTTATTTATAGAACTTTCAGGTATCATTCATTCTAAAACAGGCTTCTGGTAGTGGACACGCTGTTATTTTTTCCAAAGTAAGCTGATGTTTCCAAAGCTTTCACTTCACTGGTATATAGTATAACTCcttctctgtgtgtatatatatataaacgtaCATAACAGGTTCCACTTGGGAACCCAGTTCTGCAGACTGTCTGGATAACATTTGCTGGTATGTGTCCAGATTCAACTCATAAGTGAGAATTAGCCTAAATCTTTCTTTGTATCTCACCCTATCTCTTTGTTAAGGTTTTCTTTGTTTCATGATGCAGAATCCTCAATACTATTGTGTAGacgttttaattttataaaaatgaaaattttcaaaagccGTGGTAACATCAATCATTctgtaaaaaagaatatattctcaGTAAAACCCATTAACGACTGTCTAGATTGTTTTAAACCTTCAAAGCTTGAAGGTCTGTACACAGGGTAGAGAAACACAGATTTCAACCTGTAATTGAAAAAACAGTTTACATTACCTCCAGAATTGGTCATTTACAAAGAAGTATGTTTTACTTCTGTAGAAGACAGCTGCATCAATTGCCTGGACACTGCTGGGGAAGCCATAGTTTGATATATCCCTGGGATATCCCTGCTGAATGTCATAGCCATTCAGAGCCCAGTATTGGTTGCCTGTCAATGATTCAGGTTAAATGTCAAGTAAGACTTTTCCATTTTTACAAAGTAACATGTATATATCACTTCCTGGTCTTGCACAGGCATGAAAATGGAACAAGCAGTCTTTAAAAGATGAAGATAATAAGGTTAAGTTCAGGGGGGCTGTGACGGACTTAGTGGTCCCCTAGAgcctataaaaaattaaaacttcttagCAAGACATTCAGGGCCCCGCAATTACATGCCGTAGTTTGTGTGACTTTTATACCTAAACCAAATTACAGCCTTGAGGAGTATTAGAGAATTGTATCTGGGATGAGGATGGAAGTATGCTCACAACAGTCCAGTGTGGTCTCATTTTGTTAGAGAGAAAACTGATGGCTGACGTTTTCACACTCAAGTTCATTAGGGTGGGGGTTCTGATGGTGCCCCACCCTAATCTTCTGCAAAAGCCTGCACAGCACTGGACCTGGAAGGGACTACGAAGAAGTCCTGCCCCCTCCCTGTAGGCAGAATAAACATAAGATGGAAACTTTAGGAAGTTACCTTTAAATAGGAAAACAAGATCCCTGTCAAAATCCTCATAAGCAGCCTGTATACCAGTTGGAAGGGATGGccagaatagagaaataaaattcatcTCGACTCTTTGTAGCTGAGGATGCCTTCTCCAGAAGTACCTGATGAAACATacggaaacacacacacacttacatagTCTAAGGAGGCAGTTCCTGTGACTCTCAGGCTAGTCATGGTCCTTGTAGGATTGCtgggaaaatataataaaattcctAGCACGGTGACCACCATCTGGCTAAGCTTTATGGTGATATTGTCCATCTGGTGAGTACTTCAGAGTTTTCAGAGGAGGTTTCAGGAGCGATCTTATTTGGTTACATTTGTCATTGTCTTGCCTTTGCACATTGAAAAATCGTACTTTGTAGTATCTTTCATTACTGCTCCCACTAAATGCTGAGACATATTGATAAAAGCAACAGCACGTGCACTCAGCCTGTAATTGCACAGTCACAGAATAACCAACGGACAAATAAACATTTCCCTCAGTTAGATGATTTGCTGCATAGCTGGTTAAGGAGCCGGCTCCATTTACCTGACTGATCATGGATGGAACCGAATGGCGCTTTGGTGTTGAGTAAACCTAACTATGGGATTCCCACGCAGCTGTAGCCGTGTCTGTTTACATCACCAAAGGCGTCTGAATGTTTGTTAATGTTTTCATGGTATTTTTTCCTGGATATTTTGAGTTACCCAGAAAATACTTGATTGCATAAATCCAGTATAGACATAAAAATGGTACAAATCATCTTTAAAAGATGAAGATGATAAAGCTAATCTCCGGGGCCTATGATAACCTTAATGGTGCCCCAGAACCTATACAAAAAATTCCAATGGGAAGTACAGGTGTAGAATTCAAGGAAAAGGTGACTAACGTTGACCTAATTTGAATCCAGTTTTAAGGTAGGTTAGTAAGAGGAATCGAAGGaagaaatgtttccattttatacttgtctttaaagaaaaatatttctccacGGAGTGTGGTGATCGCATCAAACGTCAAGCTGGGGTCACAGGCTCTGGGTGTGCTTGGTCCGGTAGGTTGGATAGGTTTGCTTGAaggtcctgaaaaaaaaaaggggtcttTTTTGTAAGCACAAGTCCAGTGTGACTCAGGTACATCAGAGACTTCTCAGAAAGGCGAAGGGTCTTCATGTGAAGAAGAGTGCTACCAGACCATACCATAAAGCATGAAAGCAACTgtatatttcatctttttaaagtttttgtttgtttattagaaggaatgatggttttcagggtCAGTTCCAGTTCAAGCTGTGAAGTGGAGAAATTTGAATTCTatgctccttccctccttcttaaATTCTAATCCAATCCTTTCTGACGTCTTAGGTCCTCTTTCTGATTTTCTGGTCACTCAGTATCTATTGCCTCTCTTCTCACAGAAATCCACTTTCAGAAAAGAATGATATTAGCCTTTTACTATGTAGCATACATCTAAGTCaaattttagcaatattttttctataagtattagaattttaatgttttttctcaCTGTGGAATGAAAGGCTACAATAATAGTTAACATAAAAACATTGGTGAACAAAATAAGGGGGTGTTGCTGGGGTGGGCAGGAGGAAGAAGTTGGGGAATGGAGGCAGTTAGGGTAGGCTCATCGTTTCAGAAAAATCTACAATCACAAAACAGTTCTCTGGTTGTGGCTCCCTGGCATGCTTGCTTGATTTCATAGTGCTGTCCCACCAGAGAGGGGAGAGAGCATTTCCCAATTCCACTCTACTCTGTTCCACTCCATTCAGTTCTAATTCACTCCAATCCACCATTCCATTCCACACTTTTTTAGGGAGCAGTAAATCCcttattggtttctttttttctttttttttcacagccAACTAGGGAACGGAAGGGCAAGCATGAAGAGAGATGTAATGAGCTTATTCAGGCAATATGGCAAAAGGTCCCTATACTCATCCTTGAAACGTATCAGTAATGCCTTGAAAAaagtttcttcttcctctccataCTCCACTGccattccccttctcctcccacaGACAACTGTGTTagtatgttcatatatatatatattttttgtttgcatgTTTCTTGAAAATGCCTTGCtttgtttatatacattttaagtttACATAGACTTATATATTGTGTAATTTAATTAACACATTGTGCAATATatctcattctgtttctttttccacaAAGCACAAAGTTTtaaagattcatctatgttgttgccaTATGTGCATCTAGTTCCTTGCTCCTGACTCCTGCATGTCACATCATGGTGTGCAGCCACCACACTTTATCTTTACAGTCTTCTCCTAATAGACCCCCAGGTGCCTTCCAGTTTCCACCACCACAAACAACATGGCATGATTTGTACATATCCTCGTATGGACGTATATAAGaatttatttgagaaatacatCTAAGATCAGGATTGCTGCAGGAAAAGGGATAgtcatgtcttttaaaaatatttaaaattggggccaggtgcaatggctcacacctgtaatcccagcactttgggaggctgagatgggcagatcacttgaggtcaggagttcaagaccagcctggtcaacatggtgaaaccctatctctactaaaaatacaaaaactagccaagtgtggtggcaggcatctgtaattccagctactcaagaggctgtggccagagaatcgcttgaacctgggaagcagaggttgcagtgagccaagatcgtgccagtgcacaccagcctgggcaacagagtgagactccatttcaaaaaaagaatatttaaaattggaaatcataaaaaagaagaagaaaatccaaagaaaataacTGGGAACCACTGTAGTGCATTTCTTgctagcctttttttcttttagggcaGCAATAGAGGCTTAGCCCCAACATGCTATTTGTTAATGCTATGTTACTGGGGAATTTCCGAGTTCAGTTTTATGGAAACTGCAAGAAGTGCAAAGGAAGAGATATTCAGATATGGGGAGTGTTCGCCTATTCCCAGGTCCCACCATGTACTGCAACCTTCTTTAGGAGATCTTACCATAGATGGCCTGAATGCCATTGATGTCATCTTGAGGGAGTGAGTAGGTGCTGGGGTCCCTGAAAGCGTAGTTGGGATACATCAAGGCACCAGGGTCAGAGGAGTGAGAGAGCCCCAAAGAATGACCAAATTCATGAGCAGCAACAAGAAACAAGTTGTAATCTGAAATGCAAACGTGGATGGTGATCAGCTCACTGTGGATCCCAGGGTGGCAGAAACGTGATCACAAGGAGGGCAAACTCCAAGCCAAAACTGATCAGGGAAATAGCCCTTCCCATGGCTGTCTTTTTCATCGTTCTTTCAGATACCTGAGAAAGCAGACATTGGGAAGAATCAAGATAGGTGGGGATAGGTGAGTATGAACTTCTTATAAACTCTTAGAACCCAGAAAAGCTGCATTTATTCCTAGTCTAACATTTTACCAATGTGCGTCTGAGGCCTGGAGAAATGATGGCAGAGCCATCATGAATTTGGAAACCCTTCACCTCCTGTGCTCCCACACCCACCATCTTGAGTGTCCCAGACCctcagcctcagactcccagtgAGCAAGTAGTTAAAGAGAAGCCAGCCCGACAGTGGAGTAGCCTCAGATGCAGCGCTGGCTCATGTTGCTCCCTCATTACCCACAGCTTAGCACCAGCTCTTCTCTGTTTCTGAGCTTTCCAAGATGCTCTAAGAATTTTCTCTAATGGAGACAGACAAATCCTACCTCCTATTGCTCCCTTTCTCTACATTTTAATTTCCATGAGCACAGTGCCGTTCACAACTGGAAACTTAAACCCTTCCAAGGATCTCAGTTCCTATCTAAAGCCCAGCCTCTTTCGCCTGGCTTTCAGGAACTCCTCCACTTGGCTGCAGCAGACATTTGAGTGTTCGCCTTTCAGTGTGAACCCTTG
Encoded here:
- the MMP8 gene encoding neutrophil collagenase, which translates into the protein MFCLKTLPFLLLLHVQISKALPVSSKEKDTKIVQDYLEKFYQLPSNQYPSIRKNSINMIVEKLKEMQRFFGLNVTGKPNAETLEMMKQPRCGVPDSSDFMKTPGDPKWEQTDLTYRIINYTPQLSETEVERAIGKAFKVWSDASPLTFTRISQGEADINIAFFQRDHGDNSPFDGPNGILAHAFQPGRGIGGDAHFDAEETWTNTSKNYNLFLVAAHEFGHSLGLSHSSDPGALMYPNYAFRDPSTYSLPQDDINGIQAIYGPSSKPIQPTGPSTPRACDPSLTFDAITTLRGEIFFFKDKYFWRRHPQLQRVEMNFISLFWPSLPTGIQAAYEDFDRDLVFLFKGNQYWALNGYDIQQGYPRDISNYGFPSSVQAIDAAVFYRSKTYFFVNDQFWRYDNQRQFMEPGYPQSTSEIFPGIESKVDAVFQQEHFFLFFSGPLYYAFDLSAQRVTRVARGNKWLNCR